In Nocardioides palaemonis, a single genomic region encodes these proteins:
- the kdpA gene encoding potassium-transporting ATPase subunit KdpA — protein sequence MSDTLGGLLTIALLVALLAAAYVPLGDYMARVFTSSRHLRVERAVYRLSGVNPDAEQGARSYATGVVGFSLVSIVVLMAIQLGQAALPMDRDLPGVPFWMSFNTAISFVTNTNWQSYAGESTLGFTAQMAGLAVQNFLSAAVGIAVAVALVRGFARSRSGSLGNFWVDLTRGTVRILLPMAFVAAVLLVAGGVVQSFADSTMSTLAGHSQVLTGGPVASQEAIKELGNNGGGFFNANSAHPFENPTGWTNFLEIYLILVLPVALTRTLGTMLGNRRQGLAVLGVMGVLWTVSLVVTTWAEVGAHSPTAQAAGAAMEGKETRFGEWASALFAVATTGTSTGAVNASHDSLTATGGGTVMVNMMLGEIVPGGVGAGIYGILVMAVLAVFVAGLMVGRTPELLGKKISAKQMTYVALYTLTTPALVLVGTGIAISRGSTSDAMGNPGGHGFSEVLYAFTSAANNNGSAFGGITVTSDFFQIMLGLAMLLGRLLPIVLVLLLAGSLAQQGTVPVTAGTLPTHTPLFVGMLVGVILIMTGLTYFPALALGPIAEALA from the coding sequence GTGTCTGACACCCTCGGCGGTCTGCTGACGATCGCCCTCCTCGTCGCCCTGCTGGCGGCGGCCTACGTCCCGCTCGGCGACTACATGGCGCGGGTCTTCACCAGCTCGCGCCACCTGCGCGTCGAGCGTGCGGTCTACCGCCTCAGCGGCGTGAACCCCGACGCCGAGCAGGGCGCGCGGTCCTACGCGACCGGCGTGGTCGGCTTCAGCCTGGTCAGCATCGTGGTGCTGATGGCGATCCAGCTCGGCCAGGCGGCGCTGCCGATGGACCGCGACCTGCCGGGCGTGCCGTTCTGGATGTCGTTCAACACCGCGATCTCCTTCGTCACCAACACCAACTGGCAGTCCTACGCGGGCGAGTCCACGCTCGGCTTCACCGCCCAGATGGCCGGGCTCGCGGTGCAGAACTTCCTGTCCGCCGCCGTCGGCATCGCGGTCGCGGTCGCGCTGGTCCGCGGGTTCGCCCGCTCCCGCAGCGGCTCGCTCGGCAACTTCTGGGTCGACCTGACCCGCGGCACCGTACGCATCCTGCTGCCGATGGCGTTCGTCGCCGCGGTGCTGCTGGTCGCGGGCGGCGTGGTGCAGAGCTTCGCCGACTCGACGATGTCGACGCTCGCCGGTCACTCCCAGGTGCTCACCGGTGGCCCCGTCGCCAGCCAGGAGGCGATCAAGGAGCTGGGCAACAACGGCGGCGGCTTCTTCAACGCCAACTCCGCCCACCCGTTCGAGAACCCGACGGGCTGGACCAACTTCCTCGAGATCTACCTGATCCTCGTGCTGCCGGTGGCGCTCACCCGCACGCTCGGCACGATGCTCGGCAACCGTCGCCAGGGCCTGGCGGTCCTCGGGGTGATGGGCGTGCTGTGGACGGTCTCCCTCGTCGTCACGACGTGGGCCGAGGTCGGCGCGCACTCGCCGACCGCCCAGGCCGCCGGCGCCGCGATGGAGGGCAAGGAGACCCGGTTCGGCGAGTGGGCGTCCGCGCTCTTCGCGGTCGCCACCACCGGCACCTCGACCGGTGCGGTCAACGCCTCGCACGACTCGCTCACCGCCACCGGCGGCGGGACCGTCATGGTCAACATGATGCTGGGCGAGATCGTCCCCGGAGGCGTGGGCGCCGGCATCTACGGCATCCTCGTGATGGCCGTCCTCGCGGTCTTCGTCGCCGGCCTGATGGTCGGGCGCACCCCCGAGCTGCTCGGCAAGAAGATCAGCGCCAAGCAGATGACCTACGTCGCGCTCTACACCCTCACCACGCCCGCCCTCGTGCTGGTCGGCACCGGCATCGCGATCTCGCGCGGCTCGACCTCCGACGCGATGGGCAACCCGGGCGGCCACGGCTTCTCCGAGGTGCTCTACGCCTTCACCTCGGCGGCCAACAACAACGGCAGTGCGTTCGGCGGCATCACCGTGACCTCGGACTTCTTCCAGATCATGCTCGGCCTCGCGATGCTGCTCGGCCGGCTGCTGCCGATCGTCCTGGTCCTGCTGCTCGCCGGCTCGCTCGCCCAGCAGGGCACGGTGCCGG
- a CDS encoding cyclic nucleotide-binding domain-containing protein, which yields MTDSILDSLDPADRQRVLAAGTALTLPQGWSPIAESTPADKAYLITEGEVSVRRGGVEVATLGPGAVVGEAAIVNRTLRSASVVALTPLRVVHFTSDRITALAEEVPAFGAALRAAAAGRTGRG from the coding sequence ATGACCGACTCGATCCTGGACTCCCTCGACCCGGCCGACCGCCAGCGGGTCCTGGCCGCGGGGACCGCGCTCACCCTCCCGCAGGGCTGGTCGCCGATCGCCGAGAGCACGCCCGCCGACAAGGCGTACCTGATCACCGAGGGCGAGGTGTCGGTGCGCCGCGGCGGCGTCGAGGTCGCCACCCTCGGCCCGGGCGCGGTGGTCGGCGAGGCCGCCATCGTCAACCGCACCCTGCGCTCGGCGAGCGTCGTCGCGCTCACGCCGCTGCGCGTCGTGCACTTCACCAGCGACCGGATCACCGCGCTCGCCGAGGAGGTGCCGGCCTTCGGCGCGGCGCTGCGGGCGGCCGCCGCCGGGCGTACCGGCCGGGGCTGA
- a CDS encoding prephenate dehydratase, translating into MTARRIAYQGEPGANSHLVCQQAYPDWEPLPCASFEDAFAAVENGEADLAMIPIDNSIAGRVADIHHFLPTSSLHIVGERFLRIQFSLMALPEASVDSLRTVHSHVHALGQCRGVIRELGLTPVVAGDTAGAAREVAESGDPTQAAIAPPLAAEIYGLQVLREEIEDEDHNTTRFVVLSRDFEQAPSGDGPVVTTFIFNVRNLPAALYKALGGFATNGVNMTKLESYMVGGHFTATQFLAEVDGHPDDPGVRNALEELAFFTTEVKVLGVYPADAFRDA; encoded by the coding sequence GTGACTGCTCGACGGATCGCCTACCAGGGAGAGCCGGGCGCCAACTCCCACCTCGTGTGCCAGCAGGCCTACCCCGACTGGGAGCCGCTGCCCTGCGCGTCGTTCGAGGACGCCTTCGCGGCCGTGGAGAACGGCGAGGCCGACCTGGCGATGATCCCCATCGACAACTCGATCGCCGGCCGCGTCGCCGACATCCACCACTTCCTGCCCACCTCGTCGCTGCACATCGTCGGCGAGCGGTTCCTGCGCATCCAGTTCTCCCTGATGGCGCTGCCCGAGGCGAGCGTCGACTCGCTGCGCACCGTGCACAGCCACGTCCACGCGCTGGGCCAGTGCCGCGGCGTGATCCGCGAGCTCGGGCTCACGCCGGTCGTCGCCGGCGACACCGCGGGCGCGGCCCGGGAGGTCGCGGAGTCGGGCGACCCGACCCAGGCGGCGATCGCGCCGCCGCTCGCCGCGGAGATCTACGGCCTGCAGGTGCTGCGCGAGGAGATCGAGGACGAGGACCACAACACCACCCGGTTCGTGGTGCTCTCGCGCGACTTCGAGCAGGCGCCGTCCGGCGACGGGCCGGTCGTGACGACGTTCATCTTCAACGTCCGCAACCTGCCCGCCGCCCTCTACAAGGCGCTCGGCGGCTTCGCCACCAACGGCGTCAACATGACCAAGCTCGAGTCCTACATGGTCGGCGGCCACTTCACCGCCACCCAGTTCCTCGCCGAGGTCGATGGCCACCCCGACGACCCGGGCGTGCGCAACGCCCTCGAGGAGCTCGCGTTCTTCACCACCGAGGTCAAGGTGCTCGGCGTCTACCCCGCGGACGCCTTCCGCGACGCCTGA
- a CDS encoding potassium-transporting ATPase subunit F codes for MSIESSLLVVAVVLAALYVLAALIFPERF; via the coding sequence ATGAGCATCGAATCCAGTCTGCTCGTGGTCGCGGTGGTGCTCGCCGCGCTCTACGTCCTGGCAGCCCTGATCTTCCCGGAGCGTTTCTAG
- a CDS encoding DUF4118 domain-containing protein, with amino-acid sequence MITVQTPVPWWRTPSFVRAAAVLSPLAVCGVLAGFRGSVPAAVAALVLVLCVVAVAATGDRLAGVVAALSSGAWFDFFLTEPFNRLEIHDPGDIQVAVLLVLIGLSVTELAIWGRRQQARAARRSGYLDGVLSAAATVSRGETGPEEVVDVVAAAIADVLGADRCRYVAGPVHDRRVAVLDHDGVLTQNGHQRDVDRTGLPVDELVAVDVRRAARVVGHFEVVCATRVARPTREQCRVAVLLADQVAALVDA; translated from the coding sequence ATGATCACCGTCCAGACCCCTGTCCCGTGGTGGCGCACGCCCTCGTTCGTCCGGGCCGCCGCCGTCCTGTCCCCGCTCGCGGTGTGCGGCGTGCTCGCGGGCTTCCGCGGCAGCGTCCCGGCCGCCGTCGCGGCGCTCGTGCTCGTGCTGTGCGTCGTCGCGGTCGCCGCGACCGGCGACCGGCTCGCCGGCGTGGTCGCCGCGCTGTCGAGCGGCGCGTGGTTCGACTTCTTCCTGACCGAGCCCTTCAACCGGCTCGAGATCCACGACCCGGGGGACATCCAGGTCGCGGTGCTGCTCGTGCTGATCGGGCTGTCGGTCACCGAGCTCGCGATCTGGGGCCGGCGCCAGCAGGCCCGCGCCGCGCGTCGCTCGGGCTACCTCGACGGGGTGCTGTCCGCCGCCGCGACCGTGAGCCGCGGCGAGACCGGCCCCGAGGAGGTGGTCGACGTGGTGGCCGCAGCGATCGCCGACGTGCTCGGCGCCGATCGGTGCCGCTACGTCGCCGGGCCCGTGCACGACCGCCGGGTCGCGGTGCTCGACCACGACGGCGTGCTGACGCAGAACGGCCACCAGCGCGACGTCGACCGGACCGGCCTGCCCGTCGACGAGCTCGTCGCGGTGGACGTACGCCGCGCGGCGCGCGTGGTCGGGCACTTCGAGGTCGTCTGCGCGACCCGTGTCGCCCGCCCGACCCGCGAGCAGTGCCGGGTCGCGGTCCTCCTCGCCGACCAGGTGGCCGCCCTCGTCGACGCGTGA
- a CDS encoding adenylate/guanylate cyclase domain-containing protein, whose product MTERAVADAMETFLLGQEPSLTRVQVAERAGVPLDLAVSLWHQLGFPHRGDDDVAFVEGDVEALRLSADLVRLGILPPESQAALVRTWGRSYARLAEWQTTLLAGLALDGPDGARDPADQLTTLTADVLPRVEALQTYVWRRHLASAAQHLLEDADALAQGEARLSVCFVDIVGYTTRSRALDGAELVAWVDGFEQDTTTLVVDHGGQVIKTIGDEVLFTVAEPAEAVAVALALTARGADEDDPFPAVRAGVAHGPVVRRLGDVFGATVNAAARLTSAARPGSVLVDAGVHEAIGDDPTWRLRRARRVQAKGFSHLEAWRARAHTDD is encoded by the coding sequence GTGACCGAGCGGGCCGTGGCCGACGCGATGGAGACGTTCCTCCTCGGGCAGGAGCCGAGCCTGACCCGCGTCCAGGTCGCCGAGCGCGCCGGCGTGCCGCTGGACCTGGCCGTCTCCCTGTGGCACCAGCTCGGCTTCCCGCACCGCGGCGACGACGACGTGGCGTTCGTCGAGGGCGACGTCGAGGCGCTGCGGCTCAGCGCCGACCTGGTCCGGCTCGGCATCCTGCCGCCGGAGTCGCAGGCCGCGCTCGTGCGCACCTGGGGCCGCAGCTATGCCCGGCTCGCGGAGTGGCAGACCACCCTGCTCGCGGGCCTCGCCCTCGACGGCCCCGACGGCGCGCGCGACCCCGCCGACCAGCTGACCACGCTCACCGCCGACGTGCTCCCGCGGGTGGAGGCGCTGCAGACCTACGTCTGGCGGCGTCACCTCGCGAGCGCGGCCCAGCACCTCCTCGAGGACGCCGACGCGCTCGCCCAGGGCGAGGCCCGGTTGTCGGTCTGCTTCGTCGACATCGTCGGCTACACCACCCGCAGCCGCGCGCTCGACGGCGCCGAGCTGGTCGCGTGGGTCGACGGCTTCGAGCAGGACACGACCACGCTCGTCGTCGACCACGGTGGTCAGGTCATCAAGACCATCGGCGACGAGGTGCTGTTCACCGTGGCCGAGCCCGCCGAAGCCGTCGCGGTCGCGCTCGCCCTGACCGCCCGCGGCGCCGACGAGGACGACCCCTTCCCCGCCGTCCGGGCCGGGGTCGCGCACGGCCCGGTCGTACGCCGCCTCGGCGACGTCTTCGGCGCGACCGTCAACGCCGCCGCGCGCCTCACCTCGGCCGCGCGACCGGGCTCGGTGCTCGTCGACGCCGGGGTCCACGAGGCGATCGGCGACGACCCGACGTGGCGGTTGCGCCGGGCCCGCCGGGTGCAGGCCAAGGGCTTCTCGCACCTCGAGGCGTGGCGGGCACGGGCGCACACCGACGACTGA
- a CDS encoding TMEM165/GDT1 family protein: protein MIDLLVVALAFGAIFVVELPDKTFIATLVMSTKMRPLLVWVGVGLAFLVQTGVAVGVGKAASFLPEQLIHSVAALMFVIGAIILFREARSADAEESEQEEEYAAKSDATAHGLKVVLTSFLVLFAAEWGDLSQLLTISLVAKYDDPVSVFIGAWGALLAVSGLAVIVGRLLLQRVRLSVLHYVGATVCVLMAALTVWEMTR from the coding sequence GTGATCGATCTGCTGGTCGTGGCCCTCGCCTTCGGCGCCATCTTCGTCGTCGAGCTGCCCGACAAGACCTTCATCGCCACCCTCGTCATGTCTACGAAGATGCGCCCGCTCCTCGTGTGGGTCGGCGTCGGGCTCGCGTTCCTCGTCCAGACCGGGGTGGCGGTCGGCGTCGGCAAGGCCGCGTCGTTCCTGCCCGAGCAGCTGATCCACTCGGTGGCGGCGCTGATGTTCGTCATCGGCGCGATCATCCTGTTCCGCGAGGCCCGCTCGGCGGACGCCGAGGAGTCCGAGCAGGAGGAGGAGTACGCCGCGAAGTCCGACGCCACGGCCCACGGCCTGAAGGTGGTGCTGACGTCCTTCCTCGTCCTCTTCGCCGCCGAGTGGGGCGACCTGTCGCAGCTGCTGACCATCTCGCTGGTCGCGAAGTACGACGACCCGGTCTCGGTCTTCATCGGCGCCTGGGGCGCGCTGCTCGCGGTGTCCGGGCTCGCGGTGATCGTCGGCCGGCTGCTCCTGCAGCGGGTCCGGCTGTCGGTCCTCCATTACGTGGGTGCGACGGTCTGCGTCCTCATGGCAGCCTTGACCGTGTGGGAGATGACGCGCTGA
- a CDS encoding DUF4446 family protein, with protein sequence MLSVVAVLLAAVACVLAGLALRRTTVRPGGDGVDALPEDVHGLRQEVAALKAENADALRHVSVVRYDAFGDVGGHLSWSLALLDDAGHGVVLTSIHGRSEARTYAKSISSWSCEQQLSPEEEEAIEHARP encoded by the coding sequence GTGCTGTCCGTCGTCGCCGTCCTCCTCGCCGCCGTCGCCTGCGTGCTCGCCGGCCTCGCCCTGCGTCGTACGACCGTCCGCCCCGGCGGCGACGGCGTCGACGCCCTGCCCGAGGACGTCCACGGCCTGCGCCAGGAGGTGGCCGCGCTCAAGGCGGAGAACGCCGACGCGCTGCGCCACGTCTCGGTGGTGCGCTACGACGCCTTCGGTGACGTCGGCGGTCACCTCAGCTGGAGCCTCGCGCTGCTCGACGACGCCGGTCACGGCGTCGTGCTGACCTCCATCCACGGGCGCAGCGAGGCCCGCACCTACGCCAAGTCGATCTCCTCCTGGTCGTGCGAGCAGCAGCTCTCGCCCGAGGAGGAGGAGGCGATCGAGCACGCCCGCCCCTGA
- a CDS encoding arginine deiminase: MVTTPHGADSEVGRLATVMLHRPGNELKRLTPRNNDRLLFDGIPWVSRAQEEHDAFAETLRNRGVEVLYLTELLTETLDSELARNHAITSALSGLHLGDTMRRYLASALRDLSPAELTDVLTAGIRNDEVKGGHGLVTSLLDPHDFLIDPLPNLLFTRDSSVWVRDRVAVTSLAMPARKRETQLTELIYTEHPRFAGTRKIHGWHNEHVEGGDVLLLAPGVIAVGVGERTTPAGVERLARQVFHAGLAHTVLAVPIAQERATMHLDTVCTMVDVDKVVMYPNVADTLRAVTVTLADAGSDESDLTLQVSDSEPFLVAAAKAMQIDTLHQIDTGLDPVTAEREQWDDGNNTLALAPRVAVAYERNDETNDRLEDAGIEVVRIAGSELGSGRGGPRCMSCPISREPLAVD, translated from the coding sequence ATGGTCACCACTCCCCACGGCGCTGACAGCGAGGTCGGCCGCCTGGCCACCGTGATGCTCCACCGCCCCGGCAACGAGCTCAAGCGCCTGACGCCGCGCAACAACGACCGGCTGCTCTTCGACGGCATCCCGTGGGTCAGCCGCGCGCAGGAGGAGCACGACGCCTTCGCCGAGACGTTGCGCAACCGCGGCGTCGAGGTGCTCTACCTGACCGAGCTGCTCACCGAGACCCTCGACAGCGAGCTGGCCCGCAACCACGCGATCACCAGCGCGCTCTCCGGCCTCCACCTCGGCGACACGATGCGCCGCTACCTCGCCTCGGCGCTGCGCGACCTGTCGCCGGCCGAGCTGACCGACGTGCTGACCGCGGGCATCCGCAACGACGAGGTCAAGGGCGGCCACGGCCTGGTCACCAGCCTGCTCGACCCGCACGACTTCCTCATCGACCCGCTCCCCAACCTGCTCTTCACCCGCGACTCCAGCGTGTGGGTGCGCGACCGCGTGGCCGTCACCAGCCTCGCGATGCCCGCGCGCAAGCGCGAGACCCAGCTCACCGAGCTGATCTACACCGAGCACCCGCGCTTCGCCGGCACCCGCAAGATCCACGGCTGGCACAACGAGCACGTCGAGGGCGGCGACGTCCTGCTGCTCGCCCCGGGCGTGATCGCGGTCGGCGTCGGGGAGCGTACGACGCCCGCGGGCGTCGAGCGGCTGGCCCGGCAGGTCTTCCACGCCGGCCTCGCCCACACCGTGCTGGCCGTCCCGATCGCGCAGGAGCGCGCGACGATGCACCTCGACACCGTGTGCACGATGGTCGACGTCGACAAGGTGGTGATGTACCCCAACGTCGCCGACACCCTCCGCGCGGTGACGGTGACGCTGGCCGACGCGGGCTCCGACGAGTCCGACCTGACGCTGCAGGTCAGCGACTCGGAGCCGTTCCTGGTGGCCGCCGCCAAGGCGATGCAGATCGACACGCTCCACCAGATCGACACCGGCCTCGACCCGGTCACCGCCGAGCGCGAGCAGTGGGACGACGGCAACAACACCCTGGCCCTCGCGCCGCGGGTGGCCGTGGCCTACGAGCGCAACGACGAGACCAACGACCGGCTCGAGGACGCCGGCATCGAGGTGGTCCGGATCGCCGGCTCCGAGCTCGGCTCGGGCCGCGGCGGGCCGCGCTGCATGAGCTGCCCGATCTCGCGCGAACCGCTCGCCGTCGACTGA
- a CDS encoding GNAT family N-acetyltransferase — MEPVLRVISGDDWAAFRSLRLRALADSPTAFGAVLADVEAQPEAMWRDRADGPGPLLMAFDGEEPVAMGGLFVPADSLDAFVWGMWVAPEARGHGLGARVLRELLEHARRLGRTVSLHVTDGNDGARRLYEAHGFVGTGEREPLREGSDLRIERLRLA, encoded by the coding sequence ATGGAACCCGTGCTGCGCGTGATCTCCGGCGACGACTGGGCGGCCTTCCGCTCCCTGCGGCTGCGGGCCCTCGCCGACTCCCCCACCGCGTTCGGCGCCGTGCTGGCCGACGTCGAGGCGCAGCCGGAGGCGATGTGGCGCGACCGGGCCGACGGACCCGGCCCGCTGCTGATGGCCTTCGACGGCGAGGAGCCGGTCGCGATGGGAGGGCTCTTCGTCCCCGCGGACTCGCTGGATGCCTTCGTCTGGGGCATGTGGGTCGCCCCGGAGGCGCGCGGGCATGGCCTCGGGGCCCGGGTCCTGCGCGAGCTCCTCGAGCACGCGCGACGGCTCGGCCGGACGGTGTCGCTGCACGTCACCGACGGCAACGACGGCGCGCGCCGGCTCTACGAGGCGCACGGCTTCGTCGGCACCGGCGAGCGGGAGCCGCTGCGCGAGGGCTCGGACCTGCGCATCGAGCGGCTCCGGCTGGCCTGA
- a CDS encoding GNAT family N-acetyltransferase encodes MGDDALTEAIHRRYTEVNGEHPMTPADDAYVREHFVPATDETLEHMLAGRLPLPSYVLSDGTPMVPADHGVLADHAGGLDRLHDWFVAFWPDDPATGEEEWAAYLSGQYVCLKEVTPVRIRQKTERIAEAEAAVDLLRRDPHDEIGRGMLGQAVDGVLAVPGLDVLLRPMTAYDRLRFGGPTSRERWVDAPREAFLTPVAPELPVRTERLLLRAWQTGDEVAFAGAWADEDYASLLLTRTMNPAEVGEMVRRRMDPGDGRFVGLVVEHDGEVVGDSILMLGGTGLSEGEIGWTMIPGQGGRGYATEAARAVLALGFEHYGLRRIVANLDVRNDRSAALCERLGMRREVHRLRDFWSKGEWTSSYEYAILREEWAAQRA; translated from the coding sequence GTGGGAGATGACGCGCTGACCGAGGCGATCCACCGCCGCTACACCGAGGTCAACGGGGAGCACCCGATGACGCCGGCCGACGACGCCTACGTGCGCGAGCACTTCGTCCCGGCCACCGACGAGACGTTGGAGCACATGCTCGCCGGGCGGCTGCCGCTCCCGTCCTACGTCCTGTCCGACGGGACCCCGATGGTGCCGGCCGACCACGGAGTCCTGGCCGACCACGCCGGTGGGCTCGACCGGCTGCACGACTGGTTCGTCGCGTTCTGGCCCGACGACCCGGCGACCGGCGAGGAGGAGTGGGCGGCCTACCTCTCCGGGCAGTACGTCTGCCTGAAGGAGGTCACGCCGGTCCGGATCCGCCAGAAGACCGAGCGCATCGCCGAGGCCGAGGCTGCGGTCGACCTGCTGCGCCGCGACCCGCACGACGAGATCGGTCGCGGGATGCTCGGGCAGGCCGTCGACGGCGTGCTCGCCGTCCCGGGGCTGGACGTCCTGCTGCGGCCGATGACGGCGTACGACCGGCTGCGCTTCGGCGGTCCCACCAGCCGCGAGCGCTGGGTCGACGCGCCGCGCGAGGCGTTCCTGACCCCCGTCGCGCCCGAGCTGCCGGTGCGCACCGAGCGACTGCTGCTGCGCGCCTGGCAGACGGGCGACGAGGTCGCGTTCGCCGGGGCATGGGCCGACGAGGACTACGCCAGCCTGCTGCTGACCCGGACCATGAACCCCGCCGAGGTCGGCGAGATGGTGCGCCGGCGGATGGACCCGGGGGACGGCAGGTTCGTCGGGCTCGTCGTCGAGCACGACGGCGAGGTCGTGGGCGACTCGATCCTCATGCTCGGCGGCACCGGCCTCAGCGAGGGCGAGATCGGCTGGACGATGATCCCCGGCCAGGGCGGCCGGGGCTACGCCACCGAGGCCGCCCGGGCGGTGCTCGCCCTCGGGTTCGAGCACTACGGCCTGCGCCGGATCGTCGCCAACCTCGACGTCCGCAACGACCGCTCGGCCGCGCTCTGCGAGCGCCTGGGCATGCGCCGCGAGGTGCACCGCCTCCGGGACTTCTGGTCCAAGGGCGAGTGGACCAGCTCGTACGAGTACGCGATCCTCCGCGAGGAGTGGGCCGCGCAGCGGGCCTGA